A stretch of DNA from Halobacillus litoralis:
TAAAGGAACACCAGGCTTATTTTCATTCTGATATCGTACAGGCATACGGTCTGATGGATATTGATGTTTCACAACTTGGCGTTGACTTGATGGCGGTGTCCGGTCATAAGATCAATGGCCCGAAAGGTATCGGATTTTTGTATATCCGTGAAGGCACAGTGATTGAATCGCTTCAATATGGTGGAGAACAAGAACGGAAAAGACGAGCAGGTACAGAAAACATCCCCGCCGTTCAAGGGTTGAAGACAGCTGTAGAGATTATGAAAGCTGAGCGTTCGACGTATAAAGAAAAATACCTTCATTATAAGCAGCTCTTTCTTCAAACACTGAAGGAAGAGAACATTTCATTCGAAGTGAACGGGTCTCATGAGAAAACAATAGAATCAATCGTAAACATCAGTTTTCCGGGAATGAATGTGGAAACACTGCTCACGAACTTTGATTTATCAGGGATCGCTGCCTCTAGTGGAAGTGCCTGTACAGCAGGGTCTGTAGAGCCTTCTCACGTTCTTTCAGCAATGTTTGGTTCCGACCATCCGAAAACGACAAATTCGATTCGGTTCAGTTTTGGACTAGCAAATAATGAAGATGATATAACAGAATCAGCAAGAAGAGTCAGTCAAATTATCAAACGTCTGGCTTGATAAAGGAAGGTGTAAGAAATGAAAGATCCTAAGGATACACGTGTAGTCGTTGGTATGAGTGGCGGGGTCGATTCTTCCGTTGCAGCTCTACTATTGAAAGAACAAGGCTATGACGTCGTCGGTATTTTCATGAAGAACTGGGATGATACGGATGAGAATGGTGTCTGTACAGCTACGGAAGATTATGAAGATGTCATCCGCGTCTGCAACCAGTTGGATATTCCGTATTTTGCAGTGAATTTCGAGAAACAGTATTGGGATAAAGTGTTCACGTATTTCCTTGATGAATATAAAAAAGGTCGAACACCGAATCCAGATGTCATGTGTAACAAAGAGATCAAATTCAAAGCGTTC
This window harbors:
- a CDS encoding cysteine desulfurase family protein; translation: MKSIYLDHAATSPVHPKVIEEMMPVYKEVFGNPSSVHQFGRKARRILDEGRRRIAHGLGANEKEIVFTSGGTEADNLAIIGTARANRSKGKHIITTSIEHHATLHAVEYLESHDFEVTYLPVDEHGIVKVDDVKDALREDTILVSIMMVNNETGAIQPVDEIAAELKEHQAYFHSDIVQAYGLMDIDVSQLGVDLMAVSGHKINGPKGIGFLYIREGTVIESLQYGGEQERKRRAGTENIPAVQGLKTAVEIMKAERSTYKEKYLHYKQLFLQTLKEENISFEVNGSHEKTIESIVNISFPGMNVETLLTNFDLSGIAASSGSACTAGSVEPSHVLSAMFGSDHPKTTNSIRFSFGLANNEDDITESARRVSQIIKRLA